Proteins from a genomic interval of Lycium ferocissimum isolate CSIRO_LF1 chromosome 2, AGI_CSIRO_Lferr_CH_V1, whole genome shotgun sequence:
- the LOC132048410 gene encoding probable WRKY transcription factor 43: MENQSMVFLGSTNSYNSMNGWISGLKTESMAREIDVSSNIKSSSQMGVESSENNNTSNYLSSPLKKKGDKKIKKPRFAFQTRSQVDILDDGYRWRKYGQKAVKNNNYPRSYYRCTHEGCNVKKQVQRLSKDEGVVVTTYEGMHTHPIDKPNDNFEQILHQMHIFPNPPL; encoded by the exons ATGGAGAATCAGTCGATGGTCTTTCTTGGTTCAACAAATAGTTACAACTCAATGAATGGATGGATCTCGGGATTAAAGACAGAATCAATGGCACGAGAAATAGATGTATCATCCAACATCAAAAGTAGCAGTCAGATGGGAGTGGAATCATCAGAAAATAATAATACTAGCAATTATTTATCATCACCGCTTAAGAAGAAGGGAGATAAGAAAATTAAGAAGCCCAGATTTGCTTTTCAAACAAGAAGTCAAGTTGATATACTTGATGATGGCTATCGCTGGAGAAAATATGGACAAAAAGCTGTCAAGAACAACAATtacccgag AAGCTACTACAGATGTACACATGAAGGATGCAATGTGAAGAAGCAAGTACAACGCCTTTCCAAAGATGAAGGAGTGGTGGTTACCACTTATGAAGGCATGCACACCCATCCAATTGACAAGCCCAATGACAATTTTGAACAAATCCTCCATCAGATGCATATTTTTCCTAATCCTCCCCTTTGA
- the LOC132047331 gene encoding uncharacterized protein LOC132047331 → MALTNFILTVVGVSAVVLLMRSDVKQSASIFKRNVRQIRHWLEEESASAAKEIEKAKPKEIPKKDIPKEDKH, encoded by the exons ATGGCGTTAACGAACTTTATACTGACGGTGGTGGGAGTAAGCGCCGTTGTTTTACTGATGAGAAGCGACGTCAAACAGTCAGCCTCCATCTTCAAGCGTAACGTCCGTCAAATTCGACACTGGCTCGAAGAAGAATCCGCTTCCGCCGCTAA GGAAATTGAGAAGGCAAAGCCAAAGGAGATACCTAAGAAGGACATCCCCAAGGAGGACAAGCATTAG